The Stigmatella aurantiaca DW4/3-1 genome contains the following window.
CGCGGTCGCGGCCTCCCGGGCCGCCGACACGGTCAAACCGAAGGCCGAGGGCAAGAACATTCGCCTGGAGCTGCATGTGCCTTCGGACCTGCGCGCCCGGGGCGATGAGCGGGCCGTCGAGCAGGTGCTCCTCAACCTGCTCGACAACGCCGTCAAATACACCCCGGCCGGTGGGCGGGTGGACGTCCGGGGGACCCAGGAGAACGGGCGCTGCGTGGTGCGCGTCAAGGACACGGGCGTGGGCATCGAGCCCAAGCACCTGTCCCGCATCTTCGAGCGCTTCTACCGGGTGGACAAAGGTCGCAGCCGGGACATGGGGGGAACCGGCCTGGGCCTGTCCATCGTCAAGCACCTCCTGGGCGCCATGGAGGGCGAAGTAAAGGTGGAAAGCCAGCCTAATGTAGGCAGTGTTTTCGTAATTTTTCTTCCATCCACCCCCTCGGAGGCCGCATCTGGGTAGGATGGGGTAACCATGCGGGTCGCGATCCTCGCGGACATTCACGGCAACCTCCCCGCCTGCGAGGCCGTCCTCGAGGACATCGACAGGATGGCGCCCGACTATGTCGTGGCCGCGGGCGACCTCGCGTTGCGCGGCGCCCACCCTCGCGAGACGGTGGAACTGCTGCTCGACCGCTGCGACTCCGTCTTGATGGGCAACACCGACTGCTACCTCGCGGGCAACTACCTGGGCGGCGCCTACCGGGAGCGGGACCACTGGAAGACGGAGCTGCTGCGCTGGACCCGGGACCAGCTGGGCGAAGCCCACCTCAAGACGCTGGGTGCCCTGCCCTTCTCCATGCGCTACACGCCGCGCAAGGGGCAGGACCTCTTCATCTGCCACGCCAACCCGAAGAACCTCGAGGAGTCGCTGGATCCCACCCTCGATGAGATGTCGATCCGCCGCTTTTTCATGCACCTGGACGCGGCCGCCTGCGCCTTTGGCCACCTGCACTTCCCCTACCGCCGCCGGGTAGGCCGCATGCTCATCGCGGACGTGGCCAGCGCGGGCATCCCCCGGGACGGAGACCTGCGCCCCGCCTACGGCATCTTCACCTACACGCCGAAGGGCTGGCGCGTGCAGATCCGCCGGGTGCGCTATCCCGTGCGCAAAGCCACCCAGGCCCTCACCGCGCGCCGGGTCCCGGGCGGCCCCATCCTCATCCACAAGTTGGTGGAGGCGCGCTACCGCCACCACCACTCCTTGCTCGAGGCGGCGCGCCGTCATTCCGGCCTGCCCCCACCGGGCCCCGTGCTGCGTCCGCCCCCTGGAGCGCCGCCCCGCCGCCTGCCGGCGCCTGGGGTGCCCCCTCCAGGAGACCTGGAAACGGAGCTGCCCGTGCCCCGTCAAGACGAGCTGGAGGCCGTGGCCCTGCGCATGGAAGCGCTGGGCTCCGTCGAGCTCCCTCCCGCCCAAGAGATGTCGGCAGAGGAGTCCTCCCTGTCCACTGGCACGACAGATCTCGACGGCTGACGGAACGAGCCCAGCCCGTCACGCACTTGTTTCCAGTGAGTCACGCAAGCGCAAGCAGAGACGTGGAGATTGGGGCGTGCCATGTCCCATGTCCTCATCGTCGACGACGAGCGTGACCTCGCCGAGCTCATCGACTTCAATCTCCAGGCGGCCGGATTCTCCACCCGCGTCGCGGCCACGGGCGAGGCCGCCCTCACCGCCGCCAGCGAGCACCCCCCCCATCTCGTCCTGCTCGACCTGATGCTGCCCGATATCTCCGGGACGGAGGTGTGCCGGCAGCTGCGCTCGAACGCGCTCACCCGGGACGTCCTCGTCGTCATGCTCACCGCCAAGGGAGAGGAAGCCGACCGTGTGCGCGGCTTCGAGGTGGGGGCGGATGACTACGTCACCAAGCCCTTCAGCGTCCGGGAGCTGGTCCTGCGCATCAAGGCCATCCTGCGCCGGGGCACACCCGCCAAGGAGGGCGCGGCCCCGCTCACGCTGGGACCGCTCACGCTCGATGTGGCCACGCACCGCTTCTACGTGGAGGGCAAGGAGGTTTTGCTCACCGCGCTCGAGTTCCGGCTCCTGGAACACATGATGACACGGCTGGGCCGCGTGCAGACCCGGGAGCAGCTGCTCGAGGAAGTCTGGGGGCTCTCCAGCAACCTCGAGACGCGCACCATCGACACGCACGTGATGCGGCTGCGCGACAAGCTCGGTCCTGCACGGGCACACCTGGAGACCGTGCGAGGCGTGGGCTATCGCATCGTCGGCCCTTCGCTGTCCTGAGCCGTCACCCATTTGTCACCACGCAGTCGTGAAATGGCCACAGGGCTCCCATAAGCGGCCCTTGCAGTTGCCTAGGCCACTTCAAGGAGCGCCTCTCCCCATGAAGAAGTACATCGCGTCACTCCTCGTTCTGTTCCCCTTCGTCCTTCCCACCGAGGCCCAGGCAGGCACGCTCTCCGTCAAGGGATCGGACACCATGGTCATTCTGAGCCAGCGGTGGGCCGAGGAGTTCATGAAGAAGAACGCGGCCACCAAGGTTCAGGTGACAGGCGGTGGCTCGGGCACGGGCCTGGCCGCGCTCATCAACGGCACCACCGACATCGCCATGTCCAGCCGCCCCATCAAGGAGGCCGAGACCGAGAAAATCCGCACCCAGTTCAAGGCGACCGCGGAGCAGGTCGCCGTCGCCAAGGACGGCGTCACCTTCTACGTGAACGAGAAGAATCCCTTGAACGCGCTGACGGTCGAGCAGCTCAAGGGCATCTACCTGGGCGACATCACCAACTGGAAGGAAGTGGGCGGCGCCGATGCTTCCATCGTCCTCTACTCGCGCGAGAACTCCTCGGGCACCTACGTCTTCGTGAAGGACCACCTGCTCAACGGCGAGGACTACGCCGCCCAAGCCCAGACGCTGCCCGGCACCGCCGCGGTGGTGAACGCCATCACCCAGGAAAAGAACGGCATCGGCTACGGGGGCGCGGCCTACGC
Protein-coding sequences here:
- a CDS encoding metallophosphoesterase family protein, which codes for MRVAILADIHGNLPACEAVLEDIDRMAPDYVVAAGDLALRGAHPRETVELLLDRCDSVLMGNTDCYLAGNYLGGAYRERDHWKTELLRWTRDQLGEAHLKTLGALPFSMRYTPRKGQDLFICHANPKNLEESLDPTLDEMSIRRFFMHLDAAACAFGHLHFPYRRRVGRMLIADVASAGIPRDGDLRPAYGIFTYTPKGWRVQIRRVRYPVRKATQALTARRVPGGPILIHKLVEARYRHHHSLLEAARRHSGLPPPGPVLRPPPGAPPRRLPAPGVPPPGDLETELPVPRQDELEAVALRMEALGSVELPPAQEMSAEESSLSTGTTDLDG
- a CDS encoding response regulator, with protein sequence MSHVLIVDDERDLAELIDFNLQAAGFSTRVAATGEAALTAASEHPPHLVLLDLMLPDISGTEVCRQLRSNALTRDVLVVMLTAKGEEADRVRGFEVGADDYVTKPFSVRELVLRIKAILRRGTPAKEGAAPLTLGPLTLDVATHRFYVEGKEVLLTALEFRLLEHMMTRLGRVQTREQLLEEVWGLSSNLETRTIDTHVMRLRDKLGPARAHLETVRGVGYRIVGPSLS
- a CDS encoding phosphate ABC transporter substrate-binding protein, which codes for MKKYIASLLVLFPFVLPTEAQAGTLSVKGSDTMVILSQRWAEEFMKKNAATKVQVTGGGSGTGLAALINGTTDIAMSSRPIKEAETEKIRTQFKATAEQVAVAKDGVTFYVNEKNPLNALTVEQLKGIYLGDITNWKEVGGADASIVLYSRENSSGTYVFVKDHLLNGEDYAAQAQTLPGTAAVVNAITQEKNGIGYGGAAYAKGIKELKIKTSSGEVAPTAENIKSGKYPLSRDLYFYLRGKPTGEVKTFIDFALSDEGQQIVNKVGYFPVK